The following are encoded together in the Glycine max cultivar Williams 82 chromosome 8, Glycine_max_v4.0, whole genome shotgun sequence genome:
- the IQD29 gene encoding protein IQ-DOMAIN 14: protein MGKASRWLKGLLGMKKEKDHSDNSGSLAPDKKEKKRWSFAKPPPSSVPATDNNNTWLRSYISETENEQNKHAIAVAAATAAAADAAVAAAQAAVAVVRLTSQGRGALFSGSREKWAAVKIQTFFRGYLARKALRALKGLVKIQALVRGYLVRKRAAATLHSMQALIRAQTAVRTQRARRSMSKEDRFLPEVLARKPVERFDETRSEFHSKRLPTSYETSLNGFDESPKIVEIDTYKTRSRSRRFTSTMSECGEDMSCHAISSPLPCPVPGRISVPDCRHIQDFDWYYNVDECRFSTAHSTPRFTNYVRANAPATPAKSVCGDTFFRPCSNFPNYMANTQSFNAKLRSHSAPKQRPEPKKRLSLNEMMAARNSISGVRMQRPSSNFFQTQEESWNFLQSQGIFERQLESK, encoded by the exons ATGGGGAAAGCTAGCAGGTGGTTGAAGGGGTTGTTGGGgatgaagaaggagaaggaccACAGTGACAATTCAGGCTCATTGGCTCCTgacaagaaggagaagaaaaggTGGAGTTTTGCCAAGCCACCACCTTCTTCAGTTCCTGCCACTGATAACAACAACACCTGGCTCAGATCCTATATTTCTGAGACAGAGAATGAGCAGAACAAGCATGCAATTGCCGTGGCAGCCGCCACCGCTGCTGCTGCCGATGCCGCCGTGGCCGCCGCACAGGCGGCCGTGGCTGTTGTGAGGCTCACAAGCCAGGGGAGAGGGGCATTGTTCAGTGGAAGCAGGGAGAAATGGGCTGCTGTGAAGATCCAAACTTTTTTTAGAGGCTACTTG GCACGGAAGGCTCTTAGAGCACTGAAAGGATTGGTTAAGATACAAGCTCTTGTTAGAGGGTATTTGGTTAGAAAGAGGGCTGCTGCAACTCTTCACAGTATGCAAGCTCTAATAAGAGCTCAAACTGCTGTTAGAACACAGCGAGCTCGTCGTTCCATGAGCAAAGAAGACAGATTTCTACCTGAAGTTCTTGCAAGAAAACCTGTG gAACGATTTGATGAAACAAGGAGTGAATTCCACAGTAAAAGGCTACCTACATCCTATGAAACATCCTTGAATGGTTTTGATGAGAGCCCCAAGATTGTTGAAATTGACACATACAAGACTCGATCGAGGTCTAGGCGCTTCACCTCTACAATGTCTGAGTGTGGAGAAGACATGTCCTGCCATGCAATCTCATCCCCTCTTCCTTGTCCGGTCCCCGGTCGAATCTCGGTTCCTGATTGCAGACACATTCAAGATTTTGATTGGTACTACAACGTGGATGAGTGTAGATTCTCCACTGCTCATAGCACCCCGCGTTTCACAAACTATGTGAGGGCTAATGCTCCAGCTACACCAGCCAAGAGTGTTTGTGGAGACACTTTCTTCAGACCTTGCTCCAATTTCCCCAACTACATGGCCAATACTCAGTCATTCAATGCAAAACTAAGGTCTCACAGTGCTCCAAAGCAAAGACCTGAACCCAAGAAAAGGCTCTCACTCAATGAAATGATGGCAGCAAGAAACAGCATAAGTGGTGTTAGAATGCAAAGGCCATCATCCAATTTCTTCCAGACTCAAGAAGAATCCTGGAATTTTTTACAATCACAAGGAATATTTGAGAGGCAATTGGAGTCTAAATGA